The genome window GCATTCACCGGCACGGTCATCTTCGGCATTGGCGGCTGGGACTGGGCAATCCTCCTGCTCACATTCTTCATTACATCATCCGCATTGAGCCGCGCATTCAAAAAACGCAAACAGGGTCTCGATGAAAAATTTTCAAAAGGACACGAACGCGACGCAGGCCAGGTTCTCGGCAACGGCGGCATCGCAACCTTCTTTGCCGTGCTTCATTTCTTTTTTCCCGAATCAATCATCCCCTGGGTCGGGTTTGCCGCTGCCCTCGCCGCCGTCAACGCCGACACCTGGGCGACTGAACTCGGCGTGTTGGATCCAAATCCCCCGCGCATGATCACCAACTTGAAGAAGGCTGTGGAAAAAGGCACCTCGGGCGGGATCTCCTTAATGGGTACTCTCGCCGCCTTGGCAGGCTCCGCGTTAATTGCATTCCTCGCTTCTTTCTTAACGGATACATGGTCATTGTTCCTGCTTATTACTTTCTCAGGGTTGGGCGGCTCCCTTTTCGACTCGCTCCTCGGCGGAACCATCCAAGCCATGTACTACTGCCCCACCGATAAAAAAGAGACCGAGAAACATCCCATCCATGCCTGCGGCACGGAGACTGTTCACCTGCGCGGCTGGAAGTGGCTGGACAATGACTGGGTCAACTTTGCATGCGGCGCATTTGGGGTCAGTGTAGCAATGCTATTCACCTTAATGTAGACTGACCCGAAAGGTATTTCATGCCAGCCTCCCCCATCCTCGTCACCGGCGCCAGCGGATTCGTCGCCATTCACACCATCCTCCAACTGCTCGAGCAGGGCTATAACGTCCGCGGAACGATTCGGTCTTTGTCCAAAGAGTCGGAAGTCCGCGGGACGATCTCAAAGTACGTACAGGCAAATGACCGGCTGGAGTTCACGCCCGCAGACTTGAGGCAGGATGCAGGCTGGGATGAAGCGATGAAAAACGTTGGACATGTTTTGCATGTCGCGTCTCCGTTTCCGTTATTTGAACCAAAACACGAAGACGAACTCATCATCCCCGCCGTGCAGGGGACGCTGCGAGTGCTGCGCGCCGCGCACAAGGCGAAGGTCAGACGCGTGGTGCAGGTTTCGTCCAATGCGGCAATTTCATCAGGACATGAGGGTGAGAATAAAACGTTTACAGAAGCAGATTGGACAAATCCTGACAAGGTAGGCGCATACGCAAAAAGTAAAACGCTGGCCGAACGTGCCGCCTGGGAGTTTATCAACGGCGCGGAAAATACAGAAAAAATGGAATTGGCTGTCATAAACCCCCCGTTGATCCTTGGACCCATCCCAAACAAGAACCTGCCCACCTCCGCGGAGATGATCCGCGTGTTCATGCGCGGCGAAGTACCCGGCGTGGCACGCTTGAAAATGGGAATTGTGGATGTGCGCGATGTGGCCTCCGCGATCATCCTTGCCATGCAGACGCCTGAAGCGGCGGGACAGCGCTTTGCCTGTCCCGCCGCCACGATGTGGTACAAGGATATCGCGGATATTTTGCGCAGAGGGTTTGCAAATGCGGAGTATAAAAAAATTCCGCGCATCGTCTTTCCAAATTTTCTCGTCCGCGTGCTTGCCCTGTTCGATAAAAAGATCGCGCTGGTCGTCAGCGGTTTGGATTGGGATTATGAGCTCTCGAACGAAAAAGCCAGGCGCATCCTCAAGTGGACACCGCGCCCGAAGGAGGAAGCCATTATTTCCATGGCAAAAAGTTTGATCGAGCAGGGCTTTGCATAGATGTCATTGCGAGCCGCGCTTTTGGCGGCGCGGCAATCTCCCGTTCAATGATTGGAGAAATCATGAATTATTTACCCTCCGACACCCGTTATCAATCCATGCAATACCGCCGCTGCGGGCGCAGCGGACTGAAACTGCCTGTCGTTTCGCTTGGCTTGTGGCATAACTTCGGCGGCGTGGACACCTTCTCCAACAGCCGCGACATGGTCCTGCGCGCCTTCGACCTCGGCATCACACATTTTGACCTTGCCAACAATTACGGTCCGCCGCCGGGATCGGCGGAGGAAACCTTCGGCCGGATTCTGGCGAAGGATCTGCGAAGCTGCCGCGATGAACTACTCATCTCATCGAAAGCGGGCTACACCATGTGGGACGGTCCCTACGGCGATTGGGGTTCGCGCAAGTACCTGGTCTCCAGCCTCGACCAAAGCCTCGAGCGCATGGGCCTGGAGTACGTGGACATCTTCTACCATCACCGCCCCGACCCCGAAACCCCGCTCGAAGAGACCATGCAGGCGCTGGATTTCATCGTCCGCAGCGGGCGGGCGTTGTACGCGGGCATCTCGAATTACCCCGCCGATAGGACCCGCGAGGCTTCAACGATATTGAAATCACTCGGCACGCCTTGTTTGATCCACCAGCCTGTATACAGCATGTTCAACCGCTGGGTGGAGGATGGCTTGCTGGGTACGCTGAAAGAGGAGGGTATCGGCTGTATTGCCTTTTCGCCGCTGGAGCAGGGCTTGCTGACCGATAAATATCTCGGCGGCATTCCCGAAGGTTCACGAGCGTCCAAGGCGCATGGCTTTCTTAAGCCCGACCAGATCACCGCTGACAAAATTGGAAAGGCACAAAAATTGAATGAGCTGGCAAAAACGCGCGGACAATCCCTCGCGCAAATGGCGCTGGCTTGGGTTCTGCGCCACGAGACGATGACCTCCGTGCTGATCGGGGCGAGCAGGGTCAGCCAGATCGAAGATGCGGTGGGGATGCTAAATAACTCGAAATTCTTAGAAGAAGAATTAGGAGAGATCGAAAATATTTTGAAGTAAACAAAATGACATCCGGGAAAACCCTCGGATGTCTTGCTTTTATTATCCCCTCCAGATCTTGAAATCCTTCAAGCTCGAACCGCCTAAAAATTCGCGCACGATGGAATTGGCGGGCACAAGGCCCGCATCCAGGGGCAGGAACCATTCGAGGAATGCCAGCAGACGGCGCGCTTCGATGTGCTCCGCCACGGTGTGCGGAACCTGGCGCAGAAGCGGCTCGGCCAGCGGCTTGAGCGCCGCAAGTTCGAACACCAATGCAGAGTTGAACATCACGTCCGCGTTCTCCTGGTAGGGGAAGATATGCCGCTTCTCGCCGCGCCGCACCGATTCCCAGCGCGAGATCGTGGCCTGCGCCGAGTATCCGCGCTCGCGCGCGTCGCGCACAATGCGGCGGATGAGGCGCGTGTCGGTCGTCGAAACACGGTTGTGGCGGTCGAGGTTGAGCTGGGTCAGGGCGGAGACATACACCCGAAAGGCCGAATCAGCCCAACGGTCCGGGATGAGGCGCGGGTTCATCCCATGGATGCCTTCGAGGATAATCGGCTGTCCATGCGTCAATTGGATGATATCGCCCGCTTCGCTTCGTCCTTCCTTGAAGTTGAATCGCGGCAATTGAACCTTTTCCCCGCTGAGAAGTTTTTCCATATCCTGCGTGAGCCGCGCGAGATCCAGCGCATCGATCGTTTCGAAATCGAGTTCGCCGTTTTCATCCAGCGGGCTTTCATCACGGTCGATGAAGTAATTATCCAATTCGAGCGGATAGGGCGAGATGCCGCGTGCCAGCAGCTGGATCGCAAGACGGCGCGAGGAGGTGGTCTTGCCCGATGAGGAGGGGCCCGCGATCAAAATGATGCGGGCCTGTTTCTGCACGATCTGCTGGGCAATATCGGCGACATATTGTTCGTGCAGCGCCTCCGAGACCAGCACGATCTCATCTGCGCGGCCCGCTTCGATGGCGTCATTGAGCGCGCCGACGTTGTCGATATTGAGGGTTTTCAGCCAGTCGCCGTATTGGCGGAATGTTTTCAACAGTTTCGGATAATCGTCTATCGGTTCGAGCTGCGTGGGCGCATGGCGGCGCGGGAACTGGATGGTGAAGCCGCCGTTGATCATTTTCAGGTCGAACCATTTCAAATAGGCGGTGGACGGGACCATGTAGCCGTGCATGTAATCCATCTGACCGTTCAGGCTGTACAGCGTGAGATAGTCCTTGCTGCGGTGTTTGAGCAGGCGCAGTTTGTCTTCATATCCGCGCTGTTCAAAATATTCGACCGCCTCCCGAATGGGTACTTCCCTACGCATGAAAGGGTGATCCTCGCGGATCAGTTTCTGCATTTGCGCCTTGATGGAATCGATCTCGTTTTGCGAGAGCGGTTCGCGGTTTGTCACTTCGCAGTAATATCCGCCGGAGGAAACAGAATGGTCGATGTTCAGCCTTCCGGCGGGGAAAAGCTGGGCAAAGACCATTTCAAGCAAAAAGACCAGCGAGCGGCGGTAGATGCGCGCGCCGTCGGCGGTATCCATGGTGACGGGCAGGCAATGGGATTCAAAATGGACCGGGTAGGTCAGTTCATGGATCTGGTTGTTGATGATCGCGGCGACGATCGGCGCGGAAAAATCGTCCCTCACCTGCGCAAGGAATGCCCCCACCGGCGTGCCGCGAGGGCCGCTCAGCGTCCTGCCGTCCGGCAAATGAACTTCGATATTCGGATTGGGCTTTGTGATTTTAATGGACATGAGTTGGAAGGTTGGAAGGTGATTTTTCCTGCGGCCTTCCAGCCTGATCCTTTCAACTTTTTAACTTTGACAATAGTTTTTCCGGCTTGCCGGCGAATTCGTCCAGCGGAATTTCCCCGTTCGTCAGCGCCAGCAGGGTGTTTGTGAGCGCTGCATTGACCGGGGTGGGGATCCCGTGGGTCTTGCCCTCACGCACAACGGCGCCATGCAGGTATTCCACCTCGCTTTTACCGCGCCCGGAATACAGGTCAATATGAAAGGAGGGCATTTTTGCGCCTCGTCCACTGCCCGCGGCGCGGGAGAGCAGGGGCTTCGAAAGCCAGAGAGGTAATTTTGTGGCAAATGCCAATGCCGCAACGGGCGTGCCGGGCAAATCCACCACTTCGAGGTTCATCGCCTTCATCACCGCGAGGCATTCGCGGAGCATGTCAATTTCAAGTTTGTACAAATCCTTATTCGCAAAAACCTGTGCCGCGGTCAGATCCAGGATCGCCGAGGTGGGATTGGCAATGAGATTGGTGAGCATCTTCGACCATTTCATGCTGTGCGCTTCGGGATACAGGCGGCATTTGAGATATGCGGCATTCAAGGCGGCCACGAGTTTTTCCGACAGCGGCTGCCCTGCCGCGACGCCTACACCGCGCAATTTTTCAAGAACGATGTCACCGGGTCCACGGCGGCCGATGGCGGTTGTGACTGTGCCGTAGATGACCTTGTCCGTGCCAAGGGTTTGCGCGATGATCGGTTCATTGTCCACGCCATTGGACAGGCACAGGATTGGCGGAAGTTTTTCCGCAAAGGGCTTCAACCCTTCCAGCGCGGAGGCGGTATCGAAGGATTTCAAAGCGAAAATTGCGGCATCGAACGGACCGAATTGCAAGGCTCCTTCAAGTGAAGGCTCGATCACAAAGGAGCGCGGCGGAACGATATAGGCATCCTTCGTCTTTCGCCTTTCATCAACCGTCAGATCCAACCGCATACCTTTCGCGCGCAATTCGGTCACCATCTTTGGCTGTTCCACGAAGACGACCTGGTTCCCGGCCAGCGCCAGTGACCCGCCAACGTAGGTCCCTATGGCGCCCGCACCAAAGAAGAGGCATTTCAGACCGGAAGATTGAGAACGAGGTTGTACCATGAGACTCCGATATTAGTCCGCATCCTGCCAGTGAATGTGGTCATTGAGTTTGTCAATTGCCCAGCGATGTTGATGCGGGGAATAGATCAGCTGTGCAAATGCGGTATTCCCAAAACGGAAACGTGTGCCCGTGTTATTGGCTTGCGGAGCGACTCCCACAACCGCATGCATGACCTGGTTCAACAATCCGCCGTGTGAGACGATCAAATACCTGGCGGGCTCGCGCTTCAACAGATTGTGCAATGCCTGTCCCGCACGCAGGAACAATTCCCAGTCACCCTCCCCATCAAAACCGACGGGATCATACGGCGTGATGAATTCCGGATGTGAAAAATTCTGGCGGACTTCATGGGCGGTAAGCCCGGCAAACTCGCCGTTGTCACGTTCCAGCCATAAAGGCTCAAACTCGATTTTCAGGTCCAGCGCAGAGGCAATGACCTCCGCCGTCTCCTTCGTACGCAGGAGCGGACTGGAAATCAGGTGGTCGAATTTCAGGTTCTCCCTTTTCCAACGCTCCGCCAGGGCCTGCGCCTGCGCGCGCCCCTTTTCCGTCAGCGGAAAATCCGCCTGCCCCTGCCAGCGGGCTTCCGCATTCCCGACCGATTCTCCGTGACGCAGCAGGGTAATATGAAATGACCTCGATTTACTCTCCATCGTCCGCTATCTTCCCCTTCAACAAGTACACTGGGCGGCGTTTGACTTCCTGAAAAATATAGCCAACATAAACACCGATAAATCCCAGCAGGATCATGATAATTCCACTGGCAATCAAAAGCACCCCCATTAAAGAACTCCAGCCCGCAACCACCCGTTCCGTGTGGCCGGTGAGCCACAATGTCAACACATACACCAGCTGCGTGACAGCGAGTACAAAGAACATCAAGCCCGTACTTAATCCAATATACAAAGGCGCAAGTGAAAATGAAAAGATCGCATCCGATGCAAGGCGGATCATTTTGCCGATGGAATATTTCGATTTTCCCGCCACGCGGGCAGGCTCGTGGTAGGGGAGGATGACGCTGTTATATCCCATCCATGAGATCATGCCGCGCAGGAAGCGGTGATACTCCTTCATCGAGCGCAGTCCGTCCAGTGCATTACGCGAAAGCGCGCGGAAGTCCGCCGCGCCTTGCAGGACCTGCGTGCCGCTGATTTTATTGATCAGCCAGTAAAATAGATTGGATGTAATTTTTTTGAACGAAAGCGAGCCGTCGTCCTCCATGCGTTGCGCCTGCACGATGTCAAAACCCTGCCGGATGAGGCGTATCATTTGGGGGATCATCTCCGGCGGGTGCTGCCCATCCCCGTCCATGGAAATCATCACATCGCCGCGTGACGCGTCCATGCCGGCGGTCAGCGCGGCTTGATGCCCGAAGTTGCGGCTGAGTTGGAGCAGGGAAACGCGCGGGTCTTTGTCCGCTATTTTTCGGAGTGTATCCACCGTCCCATCGTTTGAGCCGTCGTCCACATAAATGAATCGAAACCTGTATGGGAGGGACGCTACCACGCGGCGAATATCCGCATAGGTTCGTTCAATTGCTTCGGCTTCATTAAAGACGGGGATGACAATATCCACATCCATCTTTTTCTTTGGCATATGAAGATTCTACCACGCGCTTCTCAATCGGACCTCCTGCCTGATTGCCCCAACACGCAGGGCCATCACTCGAACCTGAACTCCAGAATTAGTTCCATCACCAGTTCCTGTTCGCTTCCAGTCAAAGCATTGTGAAAAGGCAGGCGCACCAATTGATCCGAGATTCTTTCCGTCACAGGACAATCCCCCGTTTTTCCGCCAAAGGACTGTCCCATATCAGAGAGATGAAGCGGAAGATAATGGAAAACACTGTAAATTCCGCGCTCGCGCAAATACGCGATGAACTTCTGGCGCACGTCAAGGCTGGGCATCAGCAAATAAAACATGTGATACGCCTGTTCGCATCCTTCAGGGATGATCGGCAGGCGAACATCATGCAAGTTGGCCCACTCTTTCAGCCCCGCATGATACATGTCCCACACGTGCTTGCGGTGGGATTGGATACGCTCGCGTTCTTCAAACTGGGCCAACAAGAACGCGGCAAGCATGTCGGAAGGAAGGTAGGAGGAACCGATGTCCACCCAGGTGTATTTGTCGACCTGTCCGCGGAAGAAGCGCGAGCGATTCGTCCCCTTTTCACGGATGATCTCGGCACGATCCGCCAGTTCCGAATCATTGATCAATAATGCGCCGCCCTCTCCGCATGAAAAATTTTTCGTTTCATGAAAAGATTGCGTTGTCATCGAACCAAATGTGCCAAGGTATTTCCCCTTGTATTTTCCGAACAAGCCGTGCGCATTGTCTTCCACCACATGGAGATTGCGGCGGGCTGCGATCTCCATAATCGAATCCATTTCACAACCGACGCCTGCATAATGCACAGGAACGATTGCCTTCGTCCGAGGGGTAATGGCATCCTCCAGTTTGGATTCATCCAAATTCAGGGTATCAGGCCGGACGTCCAGAAAGAGCGGAGTCGCGCCCCTCAGCACAAAGGCATTCACGGTCGAAACAAAAGTAAAGTCTGGAATGATGACTTCATCGCCGGGTTGAATATCCAGCAGGATGGCGGACATCTCCAATGCGTGCGTACATGAAGTGGTGAGTAACGCCTTCCTGACACCCAGCTCGTTCTCCAGAAAAGCGTGGCATTTTTTGGAGAACGGTCCATCACCGGATAAGTGACCAGCGGCAACAGCCTGCCGGATATATTCAAGTTCATTCCCCACAGGAACAGGACGATTGAAATCTACGCGGATGTCGGGTGTTTTCATTTGCGGATTATGATGGTGAAATCGTACAAATCGTAATCGTGAAGCAACGCCACATTGCGTGAGAAATTGCGTTTGCAATGGTCAAAAAAGAAGCATGGATCAGCATAATACAGATCCGGACGCATTCTATCCGCATCGGAATATTTGGTAAGCATATTAAAGGCCATGCCTTTCGCCGAATGTATATTCATTTGCCCAAGGGATTCGATGACAATTTGCGTCCAGGCATCAGGGCTGGCATCCAGTTTCATGTTGAAAGTACCGCTCACAACAGCGTAGTCCAGCACAGGGACTTCCTCGATCCTGCTCGTGAACATACAATGTGGGTTGTCGGGATGCAGGCTGCGTCCTTTTGATATCATTGACTCTGCGATATCGTAGCCGACATAATGCAGATCATGACCCAGTCCCAGCAAATAATCATACATCCCGCCATAACCGCTCCCGTAATCCAACAGGGAGTATTGAACGCTCGGATCGATTACTTTGATCAGTTGCTGGAAACGGGCTTCCTGGGATTCGGTCGAATTATAGTCCACGCCGCGGTGGGTTGCACCGTGCAATTTCAATTTTTCTGTAAAATAACTTTTAACCTTGTTCAATTCAAAAGACTTGGACATCGTTTCCTTTTCAAAGCGGATTCATATAGCGCCCGGCTTCATTTCCCACCATGAACAGCAAATCAAGGATTGTAACGTAGGGGTCGAAAGGCGGATGGAGCTGGGGATAATCCGGGTAATTATATTCCATAAATTCGAGGGTAATGCCCGCCTCGTCAAATTTTGGCTTTTCGACATAATCACGCGCGGAGGGCCCGCTGATATAGTGCGTGGCTCCCACCTGTTTCAATATCTGTATCAAGCGGTTTGTTTTTTGGCCGTCAACCCCTGAGATTTCAGAAGAACGCATAAAGCGTGTATGGGAGAACCCGATCAAGCGTGCAATTTCAATCGTCAGCCAGATGGTGAAATCAGCCAGATGTTCATCGCGGCGCTCGAAGACAGATTCGAGCCAGGGGACGTAGGATGCGAAACGGGGTGTCTTGACATAGGCAAAGGTCAATGCCTTAAGATGATTCTTCGCCCAGGGCTTTGACCAGTCAATCCGCACATCCTTGATCGGCGTTCCGTCTGTCACGCCCTTGCTGTGTACTGGAATGGTCAGCCATTGTTTACCTTGAGCCGTTTTGATCTGGTTACGGTTGCGCCAGCCATGTTTATCATATTGAACATCATCATAAAAAATAAAAAGGTCGGCGCGGCGAATCTGATCGAAATAGCCGCGCCAGGGAATATAGGAAGGCTGCAGGATGACAACATTCATTGCCCGCTTCCTATGAATGTATCAACGACATACGGCGGTCTGTCCATGCTGCGGTCGAAAATCCGCGCCAGGTATTCGCCAAAGATACCCAGGGTAAACAACTGTGCACCGCTGAAAAGCGAAATGATCGAGGCCAGGAACGGGAAGCCCGGCAAACTCCCGTGAATAAAATAGACCCCCAATACGTAGATAAAAACACCAACACCAAACACGGTCATGATAAAACCGACCCAGCTTGCCAGGCGCAACGGCAACGTGCTATACCCCGTCAGGATAAGCATTGTCGCACGAACCAGCGCAAAAAAGTCATAATTTGAAGTTTCCGCCGGGGGGATATCCACATAGATGGACGTGAACCGTATCGTTCCCCATGAAAGCAGGACATCCAGGGTCATCGAAGGGCTTTGGAAATTCGCAAATGAATCCCTCAATTTTGTGCGAAACATGCGAAACGCGGAAATATTACGCACCGAGGGCACGCCCATTACACGCGCAAGCAAACGCTTGATGTTCGCCGTCAATAAATTTCGCAGAAAGCCTTGCGGCAGTTTGCGAGGCGCACCATACACAACATCAAACCCCTCATTCAATTCTGCAAGCAATGCCGCGATTTCCTCGGGTGGATGCTGTAAATCCTGATCCATCGTTACGGCAATCTCATAGCGGGCTGTGCGCACGCCACACAAAGTCGCATTATGCTGACCATAATTGCGCATCAAGTTGACACCCCGCACCCAGGCATGTTCCTTTACAAGTTTCTCAATGACCGCCCAGCTTTTATCGGGGCTGCCGTCATTGACAAGCAGGACTTCATATGAATCTGCGATCTCTGGCAAAGTCCTTCCCAAACGCTCAACGAGCACTGGAATGGTCTGACTGCCGCCATATACCGGGATAACGACTGAAATATTTGGCATGGGAAATTATACCTGCCTCACAATTGGACCCCGTGCCTGTCAGCCAGCAAACGACGCGCGCGCGCCACCTCGGCATTTTTCTGTTCCCTGCTCCACCCAAGGGATTCGCCCATACCATCCGCAAGTTCATCCACGGATTCCTTTGTCAACTGGCCCAGCATCGCAAGCATGGTACGCCGCAGGAAAATGTCATCGAGGTGTACGGCTTTTTCATACTGTGCAAGGAACATGATCTCCCGCCGGGTGTAATCCGGCAGGGATTTGAGCGGCACATCCATCGCCCGTTTGATAAAGCTCGCGACCGCTTCCGTGCGTGTGCCATAACGGTCGAACAATACTTCGAGGCGATCCCTGCTCAAGCCGGTCCATGCAGCAAGACCTTCAATATGCTTCCTGCGCTCTTCCTCGCCTTGCGGATACCCACGCCCGCCGCCGATGGGAAGATCGCGCGTATCCTTTTGACGCGTTTGTCCAAGGTACGCCAGTGTCTTATCCGTCACCTGCTCGGCAAAGGCACGGAAGGACGTCCACTTGCCGCCCACGAGAGAGTAAACGGGGAAGTCCAAATCTGTCCAATCCCCGCTCAACACTTCGATATGATGGTCGCGACTGACCTGCCCCGTGGTCTTTGCACCGCTACTGGGCAATGGACGCACGCCGGTAAAGCGGAACACAACCTGTTCCCGCGTCACTTTGATGGACGGGAACACGCGCTCGATCATGCCGATGAAATAATCCACCTCTTCATCCGTACAGCGTGCCTCATCAGGATTCTCGATCTTGATATCCGATGTGCCGACCAGCACACGGTCATATAACGGGAAGATGAGTACAATGCGCCCATCCCTGTTTTCAAAGAAAAATTCATTATCACCGATCGCAACGCGCAGTTCAGGATGATCCAAAACAAGATGCGAGCCTTTCGTGCCACCAATATACCGCGTGGACAAACCCAGATTGTGATTGGCAAAATCGATCCATGGACCCGCGGCGTTGATGACCAGCTTCGGCCGCACTTCATAGGTTTCATCGCTCAACTCATCGCGCAGAATGACCGCATCCTTCTCACCCTTGACCATGCTCACGTAATTCAAAGCACGCGCATTAGGATTGTCCACTTCGGCATCCAGTAAAATTTCAAGTGCAAGCCGTTCAGGGTTCGAGATCAAGCCGTCGTAATAGGTGGCGGTATTAACCACCCGTGGATGGAGTTTATTCCATAATTTCAGCGAAGAGGCGCGCGACAAAAACCGATGGCGCGGAACCGTGCGGTTTTTCCCCGTATAGGCATCGTACATGATCAAACCAAG of Anaerolineales bacterium contains these proteins:
- a CDS encoding DUF92 domain-containing protein, translating into MQLSLGFLLAILISILAYKARSLTMSGALAAAFTGTVIFGIGGWDWAILLLTFFITSSALSRAFKKRKQGLDEKFSKGHERDAGQVLGNGGIATFFAVLHFFFPESIIPWVGFAAALAAVNADTWATELGVLDPNPPRMITNLKKAVEKGTSGGISLMGTLAALAGSALIAFLASFLTDTWSLFLLITFSGLGGSLFDSLLGGTIQAMYYCPTDKKETEKHPIHACGTETVHLRGWKWLDNDWVNFACGAFGVSVAMLFTLM
- a CDS encoding aldehyde reductase, with product MPASPILVTGASGFVAIHTILQLLEQGYNVRGTIRSLSKESEVRGTISKYVQANDRLEFTPADLRQDAGWDEAMKNVGHVLHVASPFPLFEPKHEDELIIPAVQGTLRVLRAAHKAKVRRVVQVSSNAAISSGHEGENKTFTEADWTNPDKVGAYAKSKTLAERAAWEFINGAENTEKMELAVINPPLILGPIPNKNLPTSAEMIRVFMRGEVPGVARLKMGIVDVRDVASAIILAMQTPEAAGQRFACPAATMWYKDIADILRRGFANAEYKKIPRIVFPNFLVRVLALFDKKIALVVSGLDWDYELSNEKARRILKWTPRPKEEAIISMAKSLIEQGFA
- the mgrA gene encoding L-glyceraldehyde 3-phosphate reductase, whose translation is MNYLPSDTRYQSMQYRRCGRSGLKLPVVSLGLWHNFGGVDTFSNSRDMVLRAFDLGITHFDLANNYGPPPGSAEETFGRILAKDLRSCRDELLISSKAGYTMWDGPYGDWGSRKYLVSSLDQSLERMGLEYVDIFYHHRPDPETPLEETMQALDFIVRSGRALYAGISNYPADRTREASTILKSLGTPCLIHQPVYSMFNRWVEDGLLGTLKEEGIGCIAFSPLEQGLLTDKYLGGIPEGSRASKAHGFLKPDQITADKIGKAQKLNELAKTRGQSLAQMALAWVLRHETMTSVLIGASRVSQIEDAVGMLNNSKFLEEELGEIENILK
- a CDS encoding nucleoside kinase yields the protein MSIKITKPNPNIEVHLPDGRTLSGPRGTPVGAFLAQVRDDFSAPIVAAIINNQIHELTYPVHFESHCLPVTMDTADGARIYRRSLVFLLEMVFAQLFPAGRLNIDHSVSSGGYYCEVTNREPLSQNEIDSIKAQMQKLIREDHPFMRREVPIREAVEYFEQRGYEDKLRLLKHRSKDYLTLYSLNGQMDYMHGYMVPSTAYLKWFDLKMINGGFTIQFPRRHAPTQLEPIDDYPKLLKTFRQYGDWLKTLNIDNVGALNDAIEAGRADEIVLVSEALHEQYVADIAQQIVQKQARIILIAGPSSSGKTTSSRRLAIQLLARGISPYPLELDNYFIDRDESPLDENGELDFETIDALDLARLTQDMEKLLSGEKVQLPRFNFKEGRSEAGDIIQLTHGQPIILEGIHGMNPRLIPDRWADSAFRVYVSALTQLNLDRHNRVSTTDTRLIRRIVRDARERGYSAQATISRWESVRRGEKRHIFPYQENADVMFNSALVFELAALKPLAEPLLRQVPHTVAEHIEARRLLAFLEWFLPLDAGLVPANSIVREFLGGSSLKDFKIWRG
- a CDS encoding 2-dehydropantoate 2-reductase; the protein is MVQPRSQSSGLKCLFFGAGAIGTYVGGSLALAGNQVVFVEQPKMVTELRAKGMRLDLTVDERRKTKDAYIVPPRSFVIEPSLEGALQFGPFDAAIFALKSFDTASALEGLKPFAEKLPPILCLSNGVDNEPIIAQTLGTDKVIYGTVTTAIGRRGPGDIVLEKLRGVGVAAGQPLSEKLVAALNAAYLKCRLYPEAHSMKWSKMLTNLIANPTSAILDLTAAQVFANKDLYKLEIDMLRECLAVMKAMNLEVVDLPGTPVAALAFATKLPLWLSKPLLSRAAGSGRGAKMPSFHIDLYSGRGKSEVEYLHGAVVREGKTHGIPTPVNAALTNTLLALTNGEIPLDEFAGKPEKLLSKLKS
- a CDS encoding histidine phosphatase family protein produces the protein MESKSRSFHITLLRHGESVGNAEARWQGQADFPLTEKGRAQAQALAERWKRENLKFDHLISSPLLRTKETAEVIASALDLKIEFEPLWLERDNGEFAGLTAHEVRQNFSHPEFITPYDPVGFDGEGDWELFLRAGQALHNLLKREPARYLIVSHGGLLNQVMHAVVGVAPQANNTGTRFRFGNTAFAQLIYSPHQHRWAIDKLNDHIHWQDAD
- a CDS encoding glycosyltransferase family 2 protein gives rise to the protein MPKKKMDVDIVIPVFNEAEAIERTYADIRRVVASLPYRFRFIYVDDGSNDGTVDTLRKIADKDPRVSLLQLSRNFGHQAALTAGMDASRGDVMISMDGDGQHPPEMIPQMIRLIRQGFDIVQAQRMEDDGSLSFKKITSNLFYWLINKISGTQVLQGAADFRALSRNALDGLRSMKEYHRFLRGMISWMGYNSVILPYHEPARVAGKSKYSIGKMIRLASDAIFSFSLAPLYIGLSTGLMFFVLAVTQLVYVLTLWLTGHTERVVAGWSSLMGVLLIASGIIMILLGFIGVYVGYIFQEVKRRPVYLLKGKIADDGE
- the rffA gene encoding dTDP-4-amino-4,6-dideoxygalactose transaminase is translated as MKTPDIRVDFNRPVPVGNELEYIRQAVAAGHLSGDGPFSKKCHAFLENELGVRKALLTTSCTHALEMSAILLDIQPGDEVIIPDFTFVSTVNAFVLRGATPLFLDVRPDTLNLDESKLEDAITPRTKAIVPVHYAGVGCEMDSIMEIAARRNLHVVEDNAHGLFGKYKGKYLGTFGSMTTQSFHETKNFSCGEGGALLINDSELADRAEIIREKGTNRSRFFRGQVDKYTWVDIGSSYLPSDMLAAFLLAQFEERERIQSHRKHVWDMYHAGLKEWANLHDVRLPIIPEGCEQAYHMFYLLMPSLDVRQKFIAYLRERGIYSVFHYLPLHLSDMGQSFGGKTGDCPVTERISDQLVRLPFHNALTGSEQELVMELILEFRFE
- a CDS encoding class I SAM-dependent methyltransferase yields the protein MSKSFELNKVKSYFTEKLKLHGATHRGVDYNSTESQEARFQQLIKVIDPSVQYSLLDYGSGYGGMYDYLLGLGHDLHYVGYDIAESMISKGRSLHPDNPHCMFTSRIEEVPVLDYAVVSGTFNMKLDASPDAWTQIVIESLGQMNIHSAKGMAFNMLTKYSDADRMRPDLYYADPCFFFDHCKRNFSRNVALLHDYDLYDFTIIIRK
- a CDS encoding WbqC family protein, with the translated sequence MNVVILQPSYIPWRGYFDQIRRADLFIFYDDVQYDKHGWRNRNQIKTAQGKQWLTIPVHSKGVTDGTPIKDVRIDWSKPWAKNHLKALTFAYVKTPRFASYVPWLESVFERRDEHLADFTIWLTIEIARLIGFSHTRFMRSSEISGVDGQKTNRLIQILKQVGATHYISGPSARDYVEKPKFDEAGITLEFMEYNYPDYPQLHPPFDPYVTILDLLFMVGNEAGRYMNPL